The genomic interval TCGTCGCCGTCGCCGCGGGGGTGATCGCGCTGGACGTGTGGATCCGCGAGAAGCGGCTGTCCGCGATCTCCGGCGTCTTCCTCGGGCTGCTCGCGGGCCTCCTCGCGGCGTACGCGCTGTCGTTCGTGGTCGACCTCATCGGCGTCTACGGCGCGCCGGAATCCGGCCCGCGCCGCGAAGCCTTCTTCGACCTTCTGCAAGGGCTGAAGGTGGTGATCGGCCTGGTCACCTGCTACATCGCGATGTCGCTGGTGCTGCAGACCAAGGACGACTTCCGCTTCGTGATCCCGTACGTGGAGTTCGCGAAGGAGATCCGCGGGAGCCGCCCGACGCTGCTCGACACGTCGGTCATCGTCGACGGCCGCGTGCTCGACATCGCCGACACGAAGGTGATGCAGGGGGCGATCGTGGTGCCGCGGTTCGTGCTCGATGAGCTGCAGAAGATCTCCGACGCCTCGGACAAGCTCAAGCGGGCCCGCGGACGCCGCGGGCTCGACCGGCTCCAGAAGCTGCGCGACCACCCCGACCTCGAGGTCCGCATCGACGACACGCCCGACCGCGAGGCCGCGGACGCCGGGGTCGACGCGCGGCTGATCGCGGCGGCCCGGCGGATGCGCGGCCGGCT from Phycisphaera mikurensis NBRC 102666 carries:
- a CDS encoding PIN/TRAM domain-containing protein, which encodes MILYVLRGAFLILVAAVITLYANSEFQQLAGLTFIGVSSIIAGVVAVAAGVIALDVWIREKRLSAISGVFLGLLAGLLAAYALSFVVDLIGVYGAPESGPRREAFFDLLQGLKVVIGLVTCYIAMSLVLQTKDDFRFVIPYVEFAKEIRGSRPTLLDTSVIVDGRVLDIADTKVMQGAIVVPRFVLDELQKISDASDKLKRARGRRGLDRLQKLRDHPDLEVRIDDTPDREAADAGVDARLIAAARRMRGRLMTNDFNLAKVAKLRGVDVINLNDLARALRPVLLPGEQVQVRPVKLGEGAGQGVGYLEDGTMVVVDGGRDRLHELVEATVTSALQTSAGRMIFATLHEGPGVGDSMAGLPRPGTKKKPPPDPGDSTPGAQPPRGRDGSRPSRRNPRR